ACGATGAGGTCAGAGCACCAAAGCTGGGCTCCATCTGCCATGGGTAGGTAGGcagctttcatttttcttaattcaCTGAATTAAGAAATTATCCCAGTAttgctaatttttttattttttatttttttttattgcaggcTATGGGCATAGCCTTTCATTTTTAGTGgtgcatttatttcttttatcttcaGATTCCACTTAATCACTTTTTACTCTTTATGATTCTTTGGCAAAACAAAATCTCCTCTTAGATGACACTTTGCAAAGTGAAGGTTTTACTTCTCTACCTACGAATTCCAGATCCCCTTTTCTGTGCCActcagtttcccaagtgagaGAGTGATTGGCCATTTTAACACCAGGTCATAGGACTCTGGTCATAGGAGATGCTCCAGCTGTCTCAGTCCAAACCGATGCCTTCCCAGGCGACCCCACTGCTGCTGGTAAGCTTTGCAGCCTTCTGATGACACAGTGTACTGATGAGGTCCCCGTTCTTGGGTTGCAGTTTGTGTGTGTCGGTGGCAGCCCTTCCCGGATGAGCACCTTCATCAGGTATGtggctgcagagctgggccttgaCCATCCAGGGAAAGAGTATCCCAACATCTGTGCGGGCACTGACCGCTACGCCATGTACAAAGCTGGACCTGTGCTGTCTGTGAGCGTGAGTATGCCCTGCATTTGGATTTGAGGCCCCATGTCCCACACTTCTGCATGTGTGAACAGCTGGACAGCTGGTGCCCTAACATTTGTTTACTGTAAATGAGTGGGAGCATGGTGAGCTCTTAGCAGCTGGGAACTGGGCGTGACTAAGTCCTAGGCTCCTGGCCATGAGGCTTAGCTTCCTGGAGAGCCTAGGTATACAAAAGCAGATACACATGCAAATATGCACAGCTGTCCAGTGTGTGGGGTGGCAGTTTCCAGGAGGGGTTTCCCTGCCTGGCCTAGGGCTGTGAGAAGAGCTACATACCAGGCCTCCAGGCCTCTTTTTCTATCTTACAGTGACTGACCTACTTTAGAACACAGGTTGAATGAGCAATAAAAGTTAATACAGAAAAATCTCCAGTATTATATCAAAGGGGTGATTTTTGTAGCTTTGGTTTCCCTTGATGGCAATAATATAATGAACTACAGATCAGTAGTGCACTCCCTTCCTGCTGAGATTCGTGTCTTTACCTCTGAGCTAGCCATCCAAATATCAGTCCTGTAGAATCATTTGATGGCAAAGGCACCCTTTTGGTGCCTTTGGTGGAAGCATTTCCAGCGCCTGACATTCTGGAAGGGGTCCCTTTGTAATAGGGCTCTGCCATAGTGCAGCAGCTGCTCAAGGAGGGGAGAGGTGTCTTAGGAGATGTGAGTGTGGGAGGGTCTCTGAGAGGTGTGTGGAGAGGTGGGGTTGCATTGCAGAGGCAAGAAGGATAAGGCAGAGGGAGAAGTGTCTGATGTCAGGGATCGAGGAACCAGACAGTTACCTTGTTTTGCTAAACTGGAGAGGGAGGTTGAAAAGCCCAGTAGTAAAACCTTATCCAGTATGGTGGGCCTTTGTACATGGCTtcaaatatcagaaaaaaatgtttgttacATAGCAATAGTAGCCACTTCTTTCCTGCAGCTATATAGGTTGTCTGCGTCAAATGAAGCCATGCATAGGACAGCTCTGTTAATATTTTGGAAGTCTGTCTTTCATTTTCACATGATAATTTTATTAGTTGAAGTACACTACATAAAATATACAGTAGCAGCACCATGGTGGCACATTCATTTAATCCGCCAGctcttgggagggagaggcaggtggatctctgtgagttcaaggctagcctgatcaacagcgtgagtccagaacagccagggctacacagaataaccttgtctcgaaaaaccaaaaaccaaccaaccaaataaacaaacaaataaacaaaaaaactgccCAAAAAACctcacaaaaaaaacccaaaacaaagcaaaacaaaaaaccccaatgcaaacaagcaaacaaatgaaacaacaaaagaaaaccccaacACACATGGCTTTGTTCCAAAAACCCCAGTGGATGCCTCAAAGCAGAAGTGTATCAAAACCAATAAATATGAATATTACTTACATAGACACAAACCTATGGTGCATTTGAGTGTGTGAATTAGATGTAACAAAGAAAGATAGTAATGACTAATAAAGTAGAGTAGTTAGAGCTGTGTAACATAATAAAAGTTACTTGAATGCACTCTCTCTCAaaatttcttcctgtgggaaatgTAGGTGACCTTGCATGACTTAAAATGCAGAGTGAGTTCCTTGTTTGGAGTTTTTTCATGCACTGACCAAGCCACAGCGCTGGGCTGAGcctgtgcatccctctgctttcAGCATGGCATGGGCATTCCTTCCATTGGGATCATGCTGCACGAGCTCATCAAGATGCTGTACCATGCCAGGTGCTCCAACATCACCATCATCCGCATCGGCACATCTGGCGGGATAGGTGAGGGCCGGGGAGGGATTCACGTCCTGTGGGTGGAAGGAGGGGCCACAGCCCCACAGCGGCTCTAGCACAGTGTGGACGTGTACAGGGTTGTTCGAGGTCCTTCCTTTTTGCTTGTGCCCCATTTCATCAATgtgtaagggtgtgtgtgtggggaggtgggAGACAAAACTAACAAAGGGCTcctgaaacaacaaaaaaccaaacaaaaaaatccccaaccccaaaaaaccaactaaacaaaTACACTAATAACCCAAGATGAAGACAAGAGGATTTgactgttgaactgtgtcttgCTCTGTTTTCTgttataaaggcaggaagatctgctTGGCCTCATAATTACGGCCTGGCCCATAGCTGGGTGAAGCCTTCCTGGTAGAGTCTAGGTTTAATCATATATGGGAGATAGGGAGTACGGCCCCAGCTTGGCCACTCATCCGCCATTAATTTCAGCGAATGAGTTAATCCATTCTTTATAGCAGAGTGACAGCCACTTTTCATAGGTCCCACCTGGTCCTGAGTCTTTTTCACAGTGGGGTCTATCTTCAGTGTGGGTTTTGgcagtgaggtgtgtgtgtgtgtgttgggtagtGATATACCATAGCGGTAGGAGTTAAATAAAATCTCTGAAGCAATTTCTTTTCATATAAGGTTTCCATAGGAACTGATTTCTAGTGATTCTTGTTTCCACCAGGAACATGAGGACATTGATAGCAGGCTTTATTGACTACAGGGACAGTATGGCCTTAGATTTAGTCATTCAGGTCTCTGCGTTGTTCTTGGGAGGTAGGATTTCAAACCTAACAACAGCCACATTGCATAAGAAAATAGTAACCCaagagaaaaagaggagcagAGTTCTTGCAAGCATGCAAATACTCCAGGATGATGGACCTCCAATGCGAGCATAGAGGCGAGGGTTGTTGCTGGTTGCAGAGGAAAAACAGGCTAGTCAGGAGCTAGAAAATGTTCAGGCTGTATTTGAGCTACTATGGGGGTTTTCTATTTCCCCTGCTTTTGTATCTGGTTGAAAGTTTGCAAAATAAAGATGTAATCTGGAATGATTAACATGGTTCCCTAGGTGGTGGAGTGTTTGTCAGTGGTGATGCCTGGAAGACAGAAACATTTGACAGAGGATGCAGAGACCCTGGGGAGATTGCTGCTCTGTCTGCTTGTCCTTGCTTTCAGCAACGATTTTGTGCAGATTCCCAGTCAGGGAACATTCTTACTAGGGAAAAGGGCTTTGGGCATATGTTGTGGTGCTTCCAGTACTTGACTGTGTCAATGCATCGTATTTGTTCCTGTGTTCTACTGTACTGCTTTGTCAACTGTAACTATGACACGCTTGCCTCTTTCTCAGGTCTGGAGCCCGGCTCTGTAGTCATCACCCAGCAGGCAGTGGATGAGTGCTTCAAGCCAGAGTTTGAGCAGATTGTCCTGGGAAAGCGCGTGATTCGCAACACCAACCTGGACACAGAGCTGGTGCAGGAGTTGCTGAAGTGCGCCCTAGACCTAAATGAATTCCCCACTGTTGTGGGGAACACTATGTGCACCTTGGACTTCTATGAGGGTGAGAGGGAGTGAGGGCATGGCTTCTCCAGGGATCCCTCGCCCATCCGAAGCCTGCTTTGTGAAGGTGTGGTGCTTCTGCCTGTGGGCTTCTGACCCAGTCACAGTATTTCTGTGATGGCTGTCATAGTGGTCTGAGCAGCAATCTACCCTTTGAAGACAGACAAGGCCTGGGCCCTCTCGTCTCTGTTTCTTAATGGAATATATGGTATGGTGACCATGGCTCTGACTGTGTATAAGTGGTGATCCTGTCTTCATATGTTGCATGCAGGGCAAGGCCGTCTGGATGGTGCCCTCTGCTCctacacagagaaggacaaacaGGCCTACCTGCATGCAGCCCATGCTGCAGGCGTCCGAAATATCGAGATGGAATCTTCACTGTTTGCCACCATGTGCAGTGCCTGTGGCCTTAGAGGTAGGAAGATGTGTGATGGCCTTGGTGTCGTCTATCTGCCCCTTTTGCTGCCCCGTCATGGAGGATCCCTCCTCTAAGGGTACCTCTGTGTTGATGTCTCACTTTTGTTTCCCTTGGTCAGCTTCTGCAGTTCTGTAGTCCTTGCAGTCCTGGTGTACATGCAATGTCTTGATAGTCACACATGGTCACCAGTGTTCTTGTTCTTTCCAAACTTCTGAGAGGGGTCAGAAAGATGGTGGTTAAGATCTTCTGCTGCCCAGAGAGCTGCCCAGCCCTGCCAAGAGCGTGGCTTTCAATACTGTTTTTCCTTTGCTTGGCTTTCagtactgtttgcctttctggaggGTTAATACATGCTATTGTCTAGTCTTGAGCATCCTTCCAGTCCAGCATTACCTCTCAGAGCTGCCTGTGCCCTGTGGTCCGAGACAACACACGCCCTGCAGGGCTGCACAGGGCAGCTGGGAACTAACCCTGGAACTGACTGGAATTTATTTTGGAACCAAAGGCAAAGGTATAGATGATGTATTGGAGTTGGAACTGCCAGAGTTGGTGGAGgctgtgtcttcctccatcctcACAGCACAGCCCTCCCCTCCTTAGCAACGCACTGCCAATTTACTGAGGTACTTACAGGCTGCTGCTCAGCTCCCTAGCCCTGGCCTTCCTCCTTGGTTTGATGAGggttgtttttttgctttgttttgtttttctcagcgGCTGTGGTGTGTGTCACTCTCCTGGACAGACTGCAAGGGGACCAGATCAACACTCCCCATGATGTGCTGGTTGAATATCAGCAGAGGCCTCAGCGGCTGGTGGGCCATTTCATCAAGAAGAGCCTGGGGAAGGCCTGAGGCCTGCGCATTTTGACTTAGGACAAGCCTGGAACTCCCtgtcaataaatatatttttcatatccCATTGTGTGGCTTGGAGTGCACTTTACATTAAGAATGTATGGAACGGGCTGCATTTGACAGTAAGAAATCTGGGTTGGACAAACCAATTATTCCCTTAAGCATTATTGGAGCATTTTCAAACTATCCAAATTTGGTGTGGGAGTTTGTTCAGACTCATTCTAAATGAATGAAAACTTTCAGATATTTATCTCAAAGGTGGTTAGATTTCATGTCattaaaaagtaagaaattaggcaattgtaccaaaaaaaaaatgtatgtattttaaaaattctatataCTCATCCCTCGATACATGTAGATTGAGAAGAGCCTATTGTCAGGAAGAGGAGGGCAGAAGAGCCATTCCAGAACCTGGGACAGCATTTTAATCCTGTGAGATTTGTGACATGATTTTCTCCATTCCCAAACTCAGGGTGGACCCAGGCAGTGCTGTACCACCCTCTGCTGTCCAATCCAGGTAGTGTAAGCTGTCTGACCAGAAATTTAAAAGGCTTGATACATCCTGGCTGGTGTGGTACAGCTGGCTTTATGAAGATCAGCCCAGGGCCTGGCTTGCAAGAAAGGCAACCAAGGGAAGCATGTGTATGTGACAAGCTGCAGTATTTTTCTGCTGTTGGTTGAGCTTGTGGATCAACTTGGGTTACTGGGGTCTCTGGACCTTGCCAACACTTCAAACATGTCATTTGAATCTCCACATGCCATCAAAGATTAGGCCTCTTACTACACTCTGGCCATTGACTTTGTCTACCAGGGTTCATTTCCTATAGATTGGCCCCAGCCTCCTGCATCTCTCACTCCATTCCCAGTGCTGACAGTAAGAAGACCTCCTTATTGGAGAAATGAACCAAATGAGGTGTCTTCTTCTCCAAGCAAGGTACACAGAATTAGGAACATGGCTGTGTTTGTCCCAACAGACTTATTCCTCCCATTTAGAAACTTCCAGGATACTACTCTGCCTTGGGTCATCCTTTGGAGATGTGATCAGAAAATAGCATCCTTGAGTcacaaataaatcagaaaatagCATCCCTGAGTCACAAATTTTAATCATTCtgtaaatagaaatataaaaatgttacaaATGACACTCTAGAGTTTACCCCAGAAACCATAGCATTCATTTCTGTGTCTCTATAATGTGGAATCCCACTTTTCTATGTCCCTTACCTTCCTCCTATGCAGTCCAGACCTATAACAGTAATAACATCATCCACCAGAAATGAATGAAATGGTGTGTTCTTACACATGATCTTTGCCACAAATCCTATCACTAACTGAATTTAACCTGTATAAATGTATATGGTTTGGTAATTTACCTCTTGTCCTAAGCCTGTTGATTTGGCTGCTTGGAGAAAGCTTACATGGCACAAAAGATGTGGGAAAGAAAGTCCATGGTGGCAGTGTCCTCCATAGCAAAGCTGAGAACAGTCGGTAACCATGTGGCCAAGAACAGATGTCTTTAGGTGATGCAATATGGCAAAACAATGCAAACAGCTTCCCTCTGGATGTAAAGTGTCCCCAGATGATGAAACCAAATTGCTGCGTTCATCATTATTTCACTTATAGAATGTCAGCAACAGGAAAAACTAAGATGACACCACATTATATGATATAAGCAGGGGCAAGACATCCCATCAGAGATAGAGAAACCATCCCTGGGAATCTCCTTGTGGTCAAGGTGAACTCTCCTTGGAGGTTTGGGAGTTTCTAAAACATCAGGCAAGTTCTGCTTTTCATATCAGAATTTGCATATGTGAGctcctgtttttaaatttttatacatatttatatgatCATTATAAACAAAACCCTGGCATGTGTATGACTAACCACAACCATGGCTTCaagctttgtttttaaaataagccCTGAAGAGTCAGCAAACATCACTGAAGTacccagttttgtttgttttccagttaCTAAAGGTGGAAGTTTCTGACCAATTCTTATACGGTAGGTGCAACTTTGCAGACTGGTGGCTTGGAACATCTGTGGCCGATCCTGCCTAACCCTCTCCCAATGCTCATTATCCCCAAGTATCAATGACACTGATGCCTCAGGTAGATGAAGCCTCAGTATTTGCTTGGGGCGCAAACTGTGTTTTTCGCGTACTCAGGTGCCCTCGGGCACTCAGATGCGTGTTGtactatgtgcacatgtgtacacaggTGCATGTAGACGCGCGCATCTATGTTCATTGCACATAGCCATGCACACAGCGGTGCCAGCGTGGACATGTGCACTCACTCGTGCACAGACACGTGGATCTACCTAACAGGAGCAGGGTAGCACTCAGCTCTCTCAGTTTCATAGGACTCTCAGCCCCTTTGAAGGCTCCTGACACAGTCAGTTGTGTGGCACAGCAGGGATTTTCCTGATTGTTTCATGAGAAGCTTTGCACATGAAAAAAAACTGCTAGCAACATCCCTTTCTGCAGCACTGTATGAGTTAGAACACAGACATCTCCAGGGAAGGGTGCTGCACAGATGGAATCCCACTCTCATTTACCCAGTGACAAGAGTGAAGGCCAGTGGTAACTTTGGGGCTTGAGGTATTGCTCAGTGATAGAGTATTTGCTTAGCATGTTCAAGACACTGggttctgtacacacacacacacacacacacacacacacaaacacacacatatcaacAGTTTGAACTTTGATTGCTCCCTGAGCTGTGGCTGACTTATATCTGAGAGCCCctgagttgggggggggggggtcatgtgACTTTcccatctaaaataaaaaggctGGGCTCATACTGCTTTTGCTGGATGCTTTCCTGTCAACTTGACCTACACTAAAGTTATCTAAGAGGAGGGaatctcagttaagaaaatgcttctataAGGTGGGGCtgaaggcaagcctgtagggcagtTTCTTAATTCATGATGGATGGGGAAGGACCCTTGTGGATGGTGTCATCCTCAGCCTGGTGGTGgagggttctgtaagaaagcagactgagcaagccagtaagcagcacccctccatggcctctgcatcagctcctgcctctaggttcctaccctgtttgagttcctatcaCGGCTTCCTTCAATAAGTAGAAATGCAAGGCAAATAagctcttccttccctgtggtggtttggatagaAATGGTCcctatagactcatgtgtttgaatgtttggcccatagggagtggcactattaggagatatGGCCATGTTACAgtaggtgtggttttgttggagaaaatgtggcagtgtgggggtaggctttgaggtctcgTATGTTCAGGCTACACTACATCCTATGTGATATACAAGTCTCCTGATGCTTTTGAGTTAAGATGGAGAACTCTCAtggggcatagtggcacacatctttaatcccagcacttgggaggcagaggccaacttcatgagtttgagggcagcctggtctacaaattgagtccaagGCAACCAAGGctattgcacagagaaaccctgtctcaaaaactaaaaccaacCAAGCATGGATTTAACCTATGGATAAACCCCTggatagaacccctgctcggacatagcccatggcagctcagtatccaagtggcttccttagcaaggggaacagggactatctctggcatgaactctatgggtagctctttgacctccccagccccccgtgggaggagcagcctagctaggccacagaggagggcattgcagccagtcttggtgagacctgataagctagggtcagatggaaggggaggaggacctcccctataagtggacttagagaggggtaaggaggagatgagggaggaagggtaggattgggaaggaatgagggagggtgctacagctaggacacaaagtaaataaactataattaatgtaaaaaaataaaaaaatataaaaaaagaaggaagcaaaaacaaacaaacaaacaaacaaacaaaaaacaaaaaccaaaatcaaacaaataaaaaaccaaccaaccaacaaccaaagagagaactctcagctccttcttcagcaccatgtctgtctacTATACTTTTCACCATgacaacaatggactaaacctctgaaactgtaagcctgccccaattaaatgttttcctttatatgagttgccttggtcatggtgtctcttcacagaaagagcaatcctaactaagacactttccaagttgctttggtcagagtgtttcagcatcctgactAAGACAATGTTGTTTCTGGAAAGCTTGTGTGGGGACAAGTCACTCAATGCCTGGTATGAAGTGCCTCGCTTCCCACATAGGTGTTGGAAGCTTTACTCAGGGGTGTCCAGGCTGGGGTTGGCTGAATGGAAGGAGAAGTCAGAGTTGTGGGAGCTCACTGAGAGCAAACTCACAGCATTGCCATGTTTGTGGTATTGGATGCGGGCATCAGGAGGTGGGCTGAGGCCTTACACAAAAGTCATAGTGGTGCACATGCAGACAGTGGGATACATGAAAAAACTGAAACCAAAACAAGGAAGGACCACATGATGTGCTATGTTAGAAAGAGACAAATTTGTGTCTTTCCGCAGCCAGAATTTATTGAATAACAATAAATTCATAAATGCAGCAGTTAAAAAAGAttttatcatttttgttttatatgtctGAATGCTTGCGTACCTGAAtatatgtgtgccatgtgcattCCTGGTACCCATGGGGGCCAGAATAGAGCATCGGgttccatggaactggagttataggcagctgtgagctgcccggTGGGTGGGTGCCAGGAGCCTAGTCCCAGTCCTCTGCatgatcagcaagtgctcttaaccactgagtcatctctggaGTCCATAGCCACAGCAGTCTTAATGGCAGTAACTTGTCAAATACTCCTGCCTCTTTTGGTAATCTGGCTGAGGCAAAGGCAGATTCTTTTATTTCGATCTGAACTACGAATATCAACTCACATCACATAGTAAATTCTGTCTGTATAGTTGCATACATGGGATTTACAGAATAAATACAAGGTAAAGAGGCAAAATCAGAGTTCAAAAATTTTTATCAGAGGGATGATGGAAGTGTGAGTAGAGTCTTTGTTGATAAGATAATAAACCCAAGGTCAGCTCCAGGGAGAGAGTTGCTGCTGCTGTCACTGGAAAGTCAGGACTGAGAGGTTAAGGCCAGCTCTGAGGTAAGAACACAGAACCAGGAAGCTGCAGAAGTGGTGGGTTCAGGTCTAAACAGGTGAATAAGCAGATGGGCAGACCAGAAAGCCACGCCAACTGCAAGGGACCAAGATGAGCAAAAGCCCTAGGGACACTCGGAATTCTGTGGgtccttgacacacacacacacacacacacatactggttATCAGATAAGTTTGTGTGGGACTATTGTCATCCTGATGCTAAATGTCCATCACTTTATGGTTTGATATGTTCCATCATTTGTTGGGCCTGGTTTCTGTGATACAATTTTACCCAAGAGCaaatgtaatggaagttttggtttcttggtAAATTCAATTATGTTATATagataggtttttgttttaatcccaagtgtgggattttaatttgggctttagtttgtccacaacTGGCAATTGTCTCATGCAGGGtttggcttttgccagctggcaACAGCCTGCCTCCTTCGGCATGGAGAAGGGCATGGTGTAGGACACtgaaggatataaatatgagagccagGAGTGTGAAAGTACGGCTtgtggtgttggggtgttggtgTGTGGCATGTAACAGTTTGGAGTGACCAGAGAAGGCTTCTTGGACAGAGAGAAACTTTTCAATGCCTGCTGCTGATTTTGCTGTTGaaggagattggtatagccccagGGGACAGCTGggagagaagtaaaggggtctgcaccccctctccccactaaccttctctctcctacctagggttgggggtttGAAAGACAGAAGCTTTAAGAaactccaaataaagtagagtttaaaaataaGCTCTACAAGCAAACTTGTCCTCTTccctcaaaatgcagtcaaaagCTCCATTGAAAAATAAAGTCTCTCGGGGCAAGGCACAGTCTGAACAGTGCTGTTTTACACAGTGTGGAGTAACTCAGCAGAGCACAGCGAGTCTCCACAAACCATATTTaccttttttttgtttccttttgtaatttttttcaggCATTCCTTGCCTGAAATGTTAGTGGCAAACTGTCTACCTTAGATGAAGA
This genomic window from Meriones unguiculatus strain TT.TT164.6M chromosome 12, Bangor_MerUng_6.1, whole genome shotgun sequence contains:
- the Upp1 gene encoding uridine phosphorylase 1, coding for MAATGTEAKDLKNHHNDCFVQLSNANIATMKEDVLYHFNLSTSTHDFPAMFGDVKFVCVGGSPSRMSTFIRYVAAELGLDHPGKEYPNICAGTDRYAMYKAGPVLSVSHGMGIPSIGIMLHELIKMLYHARCSNITIIRIGTSGGIGLEPGSVVITQQAVDECFKPEFEQIVLGKRVIRNTNLDTELVQELLKCALDLNEFPTVVGNTMCTLDFYEGQGRLDGALCSYTEKDKQAYLHAAHAAGVRNIEMESSLFATMCSACGLRAAVVCVTLLDRLQGDQINTPHDVLVEYQQRPQRLVGHFIKKSLGKA